The following proteins are encoded in a genomic region of Populus trichocarpa isolate Nisqually-1 chromosome 13, P.trichocarpa_v4.1, whole genome shotgun sequence:
- the LOC7494433 gene encoding protein NRT1/ PTR FAMILY 5.10 isoform X2, with translation MSISNLSSSETQEVRTPLLNDTVDDCVDYKGNPVCRYNSGGWRSAAFIIGVEVAERFAYYGISSNLITYLTGPLGQSTVTAAKNVNVWSGTASLLPLFGAFVADSFLGRCRTIIIASLIYILGLGLLTLSAMLPTSDCQSDSMSCSSNTLQVILLFIALYLVALGQGGHKPCVQAFGADQFDRQDTKEYKSKSSFFNWWYFFMSSGILVSLLVLTYIQDNLSWSLGFGIPCIMMICALIIFLLGSKKYRYSVKREGNNALLRITRVFVAAFRNWRFTPSSIASEEEGRGTVPHQSYEQFKFLNNALLTTDGSKEDQKVCTFRDVEEAKAVLRLIPIWTTCLGYAIVFPQSSTFFVKQAATMDRSISPGFEIPAASLESFSSISMILCIAIYDRLFVPVARALTRKPSGISMLQRIGTGMFLSAVSIAFAALVEMKRLEIAQESGLVNEPNVTVPMSVWWLVPSYVLFGVADVFTMVGLQEIFYDQVSDLSSTGYAALSNVNKLHYVCQENVLRDAKPGKMMSDLEDRMCCICFGSCWNTQKDGRGESC, from the exons ATGTCCATTTCTAACCTCTCCAGTTCAGAGACACAAGAGGTCCGAACTCCACTCCTAAACGACACTGTTGATGACTGCGTTGATTATAAGGGCAACCCAGTTTGTAGATACAACTCTGGTGGATGGAGGTCTGCAGCTTTCATTATAG GTGTGGAAGTTGCAGAGAGGTTTGCTTATTATGGGATCTCTTCCAACTTAATAACGTATTTAACTGGGCCGTTGGGTCAATCAACCGTTACTGCGGCTAAGAATGTGAACGTATGGTCAGGCACAGCGTCGTTGCTGCCCTTGTTCGGTGCATTTGTTGCTGATTCTTTTCTTGGAAGATGCAGGACTATTATTATTGCCTCACTTATCTACATCTTG GGACTTGGCTTGTTGACTCTATCAGCTATGCTTCCTACATCTGACTGTCAAAGTGACAGTATGTCCTGTTCTTCTAATACACTGcaagtgattttattatttattgctCTCTATCTAGTAGCACTTGGCCAAGGTGGGCACAAGCCTTGTGTCCAGGCTTTTGGAGCGGATCAATTTGATAGACAAGACACCAAAGAGTACAAATCCAAAAGCTCATTCTTCAATTGgtggtatttttttatgagttcaGGCATCTTAGTATCACTACTGGTTTTAACATACATTCAAGACAATCTTAGTTGGAGTCTTGGATTTGGAATCCCATGCATTATGATGATCTGTGCACTGATCATCTTCTTACTGGGATCAAAGAAATATCGGTACAGTGTTAAAAGGGAAGGGAACAACGCACTTTTGAGAATTACTCGGGTCTTTGTGGCAGCTTTCAGGAATTGGCGATTTACTCCTTCCTCAATAGCTTCTGAGGAAGAAGGTCGTGGAACTGTACCTCACCAAAGTTATGAGCAGTTCAA GTTCCTAAACAATGCGCTGCTTACAACAGATGGCTCAAAAGAAGATCAGAAGGTTTGTACCTTTCGTGATGTTGAAGAAGCCAAGGCAGTACTCAGGCTTATTCCAATATGGACTACATGCTTGGGATATGCAATTGTGTTTCCACAGTCCTCAACTTTCTTTGTCAAGCAAGCAGCAACCATGGATAGATCAATTTCACCAGGTTTCGAGATACCAGCAGCTTCACTTGAAAGCTTTAGCAGCATTTCCATGATCCTCTGTATTGCTATCTATGACCGTCTCTTTGTTCCTGTTGCAAGAGCTTTAACAAGGAAACCATCTGGCATTTCAATGCTTCAGAGAATTGGAACTGGGATGTTTTTATCTGCTGTTTCGATAGCATTTGCTGCTCTAGTTGAGATGAAAAGGCTCGAAATCGCTCAAGAATCTGGTCTAGTCAATGAACCAAATGTGACTGTTCCAATGAGTGTTTGGTGGTTAGTTCCTTCATATGTCTTGTTCGGAGTTGCTGATGTCTTCACCATGGTTGGTCTGCAAGAAATTTTCTATGATCAG GTGTCGGATTTGAGCTCAACCGGTTATGCAGCCTTGTCCAATGTTAATAAGTTGCATTATGTGTGTCAAGAAAATGTGCTGCGTGATGCGAAGCCGGGGAAGATGATGTCCGATCTTGAAGACAGAATGTGCTGCATTTGCTTTGGATCCTGCTGGAATACACAGAAAGATGGAAGAGGTGAATCTTGTTAG
- the LOC7494433 gene encoding protein NRT1/ PTR FAMILY 5.10 isoform X1: protein MSISNLSSSETQEVRTPLLNDTVDDCVDYKGNPVCRYNSGGWRSAAFIIGVEVAERFAYYGISSNLITYLTGPLGQSTVTAAKNVNVWSGTASLLPLFGAFVADSFLGRCRTIIIASLIYILGLGLLTLSAMLPTSDCQSDSMSCSSNTLQVILLFIALYLVALGQGGHKPCVQAFGADQFDRQDTKEYKSKSSFFNWWYFFMSSGILVSLLVLTYIQDNLSWSLGFGIPCIMMICALIIFLLGSKKYRYSVKREGNNALLRITRVFVAAFRNWRFTPSSIASEEEGRGTVPHQSYEQFKFLNNALLTTDGSKEDQKVCTFRDVEEAKAVLRLIPIWTTCLGYAIVFPQSSTFFVKQAATMDRSISPGFEIPAASLESFSSISMILCIAIYDRLFVPVARALTRKPSGISMLQRIGTGMFLSAVSIAFAALVEMKRLEIAQESGLVNEPNVTVPMSVWWLVPSYVLFGVADVFTMVGLQEIFYDQVPSDLKSVGLSLYLSIFGVGKFLSSFLISVIEKATGGIGCYSWFNNNLNRAHLDYFYWILAALSVVELIMYMYYTRFYIYSRDERI from the exons ATGTCCATTTCTAACCTCTCCAGTTCAGAGACACAAGAGGTCCGAACTCCACTCCTAAACGACACTGTTGATGACTGCGTTGATTATAAGGGCAACCCAGTTTGTAGATACAACTCTGGTGGATGGAGGTCTGCAGCTTTCATTATAG GTGTGGAAGTTGCAGAGAGGTTTGCTTATTATGGGATCTCTTCCAACTTAATAACGTATTTAACTGGGCCGTTGGGTCAATCAACCGTTACTGCGGCTAAGAATGTGAACGTATGGTCAGGCACAGCGTCGTTGCTGCCCTTGTTCGGTGCATTTGTTGCTGATTCTTTTCTTGGAAGATGCAGGACTATTATTATTGCCTCACTTATCTACATCTTG GGACTTGGCTTGTTGACTCTATCAGCTATGCTTCCTACATCTGACTGTCAAAGTGACAGTATGTCCTGTTCTTCTAATACACTGcaagtgattttattatttattgctCTCTATCTAGTAGCACTTGGCCAAGGTGGGCACAAGCCTTGTGTCCAGGCTTTTGGAGCGGATCAATTTGATAGACAAGACACCAAAGAGTACAAATCCAAAAGCTCATTCTTCAATTGgtggtatttttttatgagttcaGGCATCTTAGTATCACTACTGGTTTTAACATACATTCAAGACAATCTTAGTTGGAGTCTTGGATTTGGAATCCCATGCATTATGATGATCTGTGCACTGATCATCTTCTTACTGGGATCAAAGAAATATCGGTACAGTGTTAAAAGGGAAGGGAACAACGCACTTTTGAGAATTACTCGGGTCTTTGTGGCAGCTTTCAGGAATTGGCGATTTACTCCTTCCTCAATAGCTTCTGAGGAAGAAGGTCGTGGAACTGTACCTCACCAAAGTTATGAGCAGTTCAA GTTCCTAAACAATGCGCTGCTTACAACAGATGGCTCAAAAGAAGATCAGAAGGTTTGTACCTTTCGTGATGTTGAAGAAGCCAAGGCAGTACTCAGGCTTATTCCAATATGGACTACATGCTTGGGATATGCAATTGTGTTTCCACAGTCCTCAACTTTCTTTGTCAAGCAAGCAGCAACCATGGATAGATCAATTTCACCAGGTTTCGAGATACCAGCAGCTTCACTTGAAAGCTTTAGCAGCATTTCCATGATCCTCTGTATTGCTATCTATGACCGTCTCTTTGTTCCTGTTGCAAGAGCTTTAACAAGGAAACCATCTGGCATTTCAATGCTTCAGAGAATTGGAACTGGGATGTTTTTATCTGCTGTTTCGATAGCATTTGCTGCTCTAGTTGAGATGAAAAGGCTCGAAATCGCTCAAGAATCTGGTCTAGTCAATGAACCAAATGTGACTGTTCCAATGAGTGTTTGGTGGTTAGTTCCTTCATATGTCTTGTTCGGAGTTGCTGATGTCTTCACCATGGTTGGTCTGCAAGAAATTTTCTATGATCAGGTCCCTAGTGATTTAAAGAGTGTTGGTCTTTCACTATACCTCAGTATCTTTGGTGTAGGAAAATTTCTTAGCAGCTTTCTCATCTCTGTGATTGAGAAAGCGACTGGTGGCATTGGCTGTTATAGCTGGTTCAACAATAATTTGAACCGGGCtcatcttgattatttttattggatacTTGCTGCGCTAAGTGTGGTGGAATTGATTATGTACATGTATTATACAAGATTTTACATTTATAGTAGGGATGAGAGAATCTAA
- the LOC7494433 gene encoding protein NRT1/ PTR FAMILY 5.10 isoform X10: MSISNLSSSETQEVRTPLLNDTVDDCVDYKGNPVCRYNSGGWRSAAFIIGVEVAERFAYYGISSNLITYLTGPLGQSTVTAAKNVNVWSGTASLLPLFGAFVADSFLGRCRTIIIASLIYILGLGLLTLSAMLPTSDCQSDSMSCSSNTLQVILLFIALYLVALGQGGHKPCVQAFGADQFDRQDTKEYKSKSSFFNWWYFFMSSGILVSLLVLTYIQDNLSWSLGFGIPCIMMICALIIFLLGSKKYRYSVKREGNNALLRITRVFVAAFRNWRFTPSSIASEEEGRGTVPHQSYEQFKFLNNALLTTDGSKEDQKVCTFRDVEEAKAVLRLIPIWTTCLGYAIVFPQSSTFFVKQAATMDRSISPGFEIPAASLESFSSISMILCIAIYDRLFVPVARALTRKPSGISMLQRIGTGMFLSAVSIAFAALVEMKRLEIAQESGLVNEPNVTVPMSVWWCRI; this comes from the exons ATGTCCATTTCTAACCTCTCCAGTTCAGAGACACAAGAGGTCCGAACTCCACTCCTAAACGACACTGTTGATGACTGCGTTGATTATAAGGGCAACCCAGTTTGTAGATACAACTCTGGTGGATGGAGGTCTGCAGCTTTCATTATAG GTGTGGAAGTTGCAGAGAGGTTTGCTTATTATGGGATCTCTTCCAACTTAATAACGTATTTAACTGGGCCGTTGGGTCAATCAACCGTTACTGCGGCTAAGAATGTGAACGTATGGTCAGGCACAGCGTCGTTGCTGCCCTTGTTCGGTGCATTTGTTGCTGATTCTTTTCTTGGAAGATGCAGGACTATTATTATTGCCTCACTTATCTACATCTTG GGACTTGGCTTGTTGACTCTATCAGCTATGCTTCCTACATCTGACTGTCAAAGTGACAGTATGTCCTGTTCTTCTAATACACTGcaagtgattttattatttattgctCTCTATCTAGTAGCACTTGGCCAAGGTGGGCACAAGCCTTGTGTCCAGGCTTTTGGAGCGGATCAATTTGATAGACAAGACACCAAAGAGTACAAATCCAAAAGCTCATTCTTCAATTGgtggtatttttttatgagttcaGGCATCTTAGTATCACTACTGGTTTTAACATACATTCAAGACAATCTTAGTTGGAGTCTTGGATTTGGAATCCCATGCATTATGATGATCTGTGCACTGATCATCTTCTTACTGGGATCAAAGAAATATCGGTACAGTGTTAAAAGGGAAGGGAACAACGCACTTTTGAGAATTACTCGGGTCTTTGTGGCAGCTTTCAGGAATTGGCGATTTACTCCTTCCTCAATAGCTTCTGAGGAAGAAGGTCGTGGAACTGTACCTCACCAAAGTTATGAGCAGTTCAA GTTCCTAAACAATGCGCTGCTTACAACAGATGGCTCAAAAGAAGATCAGAAGGTTTGTACCTTTCGTGATGTTGAAGAAGCCAAGGCAGTACTCAGGCTTATTCCAATATGGACTACATGCTTGGGATATGCAATTGTGTTTCCACAGTCCTCAACTTTCTTTGTCAAGCAAGCAGCAACCATGGATAGATCAATTTCACCAGGTTTCGAGATACCAGCAGCTTCACTTGAAAGCTTTAGCAGCATTTCCATGATCCTCTGTATTGCTATCTATGACCGTCTCTTTGTTCCTGTTGCAAGAGCTTTAACAAGGAAACCATCTGGCATTTCAATGCTTCAGAGAATTGGAACTGGGATGTTTTTATCTGCTGTTTCGATAGCATTTGCTGCTCTAGTTGAGATGAAAAGGCTCGAAATCGCTCAAGAATCTGGTCTAGTCAATGAACCAAATGTGACTGTTCCAATGAGTGTTTGGTG GTGTCGGATTTGA
- the LOC7494433 gene encoding protein NRT1/ PTR FAMILY 5.10 isoform X6 → MSISNLSSSETQEVRTPLLNDTVDDCVDYKGNPVCRYNSGGWRSAAFIIGVEVAERFAYYGISSNLITYLTGPLGQSTVTAAKNVNVWSGTASLLPLFGAFVADSFLGRCRTIIIASLIYILGLGLLTLSAMLPTSDCQSDSMSCSSNTLQVILLFIALYLVALGQGGHKPCVQAFGADQFDRQDTKEYKSKSSFFNWWYFFMSSGILVSLLVLTYIQDNLSWSLGFGIPCIMMICALIIFLLGSKKYRYSVKREGNNALLRITRVFVAAFRNWRFTPSSIASEEEGRGTVPHQSYEQFKFLNNALLTTDGSKEDQKVCTFRDVEEAKAVLRLIPIWTTCLGYAIVFPQSSTFFVKQAATMDRSISPGFEIPAASLESFSSISMILCIAIYDRLFVPVARALTRKPSGISMLQRIGTGMFLSAVSIAFAALVEMKRLEIAQESGLVNEPNVTVPMSVWWLVPSYVLFGVADVFTMVSDLSSTGYAALSNVNKLHYVCQENVLRDAKPGKMMSDLEDRMCCICFGSCWNTQKDGRGESC, encoded by the exons ATGTCCATTTCTAACCTCTCCAGTTCAGAGACACAAGAGGTCCGAACTCCACTCCTAAACGACACTGTTGATGACTGCGTTGATTATAAGGGCAACCCAGTTTGTAGATACAACTCTGGTGGATGGAGGTCTGCAGCTTTCATTATAG GTGTGGAAGTTGCAGAGAGGTTTGCTTATTATGGGATCTCTTCCAACTTAATAACGTATTTAACTGGGCCGTTGGGTCAATCAACCGTTACTGCGGCTAAGAATGTGAACGTATGGTCAGGCACAGCGTCGTTGCTGCCCTTGTTCGGTGCATTTGTTGCTGATTCTTTTCTTGGAAGATGCAGGACTATTATTATTGCCTCACTTATCTACATCTTG GGACTTGGCTTGTTGACTCTATCAGCTATGCTTCCTACATCTGACTGTCAAAGTGACAGTATGTCCTGTTCTTCTAATACACTGcaagtgattttattatttattgctCTCTATCTAGTAGCACTTGGCCAAGGTGGGCACAAGCCTTGTGTCCAGGCTTTTGGAGCGGATCAATTTGATAGACAAGACACCAAAGAGTACAAATCCAAAAGCTCATTCTTCAATTGgtggtatttttttatgagttcaGGCATCTTAGTATCACTACTGGTTTTAACATACATTCAAGACAATCTTAGTTGGAGTCTTGGATTTGGAATCCCATGCATTATGATGATCTGTGCACTGATCATCTTCTTACTGGGATCAAAGAAATATCGGTACAGTGTTAAAAGGGAAGGGAACAACGCACTTTTGAGAATTACTCGGGTCTTTGTGGCAGCTTTCAGGAATTGGCGATTTACTCCTTCCTCAATAGCTTCTGAGGAAGAAGGTCGTGGAACTGTACCTCACCAAAGTTATGAGCAGTTCAA GTTCCTAAACAATGCGCTGCTTACAACAGATGGCTCAAAAGAAGATCAGAAGGTTTGTACCTTTCGTGATGTTGAAGAAGCCAAGGCAGTACTCAGGCTTATTCCAATATGGACTACATGCTTGGGATATGCAATTGTGTTTCCACAGTCCTCAACTTTCTTTGTCAAGCAAGCAGCAACCATGGATAGATCAATTTCACCAGGTTTCGAGATACCAGCAGCTTCACTTGAAAGCTTTAGCAGCATTTCCATGATCCTCTGTATTGCTATCTATGACCGTCTCTTTGTTCCTGTTGCAAGAGCTTTAACAAGGAAACCATCTGGCATTTCAATGCTTCAGAGAATTGGAACTGGGATGTTTTTATCTGCTGTTTCGATAGCATTTGCTGCTCTAGTTGAGATGAAAAGGCTCGAAATCGCTCAAGAATCTGGTCTAGTCAATGAACCAAATGTGACTGTTCCAATGAGTGTTTGGTGGTTAGTTCCTTCATATGTCTTGTTCGGAGTTGCTGATGTCTTCACCATG GTGTCGGATTTGAGCTCAACCGGTTATGCAGCCTTGTCCAATGTTAATAAGTTGCATTATGTGTGTCAAGAAAATGTGCTGCGTGATGCGAAGCCGGGGAAGATGATGTCCGATCTTGAAGACAGAATGTGCTGCATTTGCTTTGGATCCTGCTGGAATACACAGAAAGATGGAAGAGGTGAATCTTGTTAG
- the LOC7494433 gene encoding protein NRT1/ PTR FAMILY 5.10 isoform X8, giving the protein MSISNLSSSETQEVRTPLLNDTVDDCVDYKGNPVCRYNSGGWRSAAFIIGVEVAERFAYYGISSNLITYLTGPLGQSTVTAAKNVNVWSGTASLLPLFGAFVADSFLGRCRTIIIASLIYILGLGLLTLSAMLPTSDCQSDSMSCSSNTLQVILLFIALYLVALGQGGHKPCVQAFGADQFDRQDTKEYKSKSSFFNWWYFFMSSGILVSLLVLTYIQDNLSWSLGFGIPCIMMICALIIFLLGSKKYRYSVKREGNNALLRITRVFVAAFRNWRFTPSSIASEEEGRGTVPHQSYEQFKFLNNALLTTDGSKEDQKVCTFRDVEEAKAVLRLIPIWTTCLGYAIVFPQSSTFFVKQAATMDRSISPGFEIPAASLESFSSISMILCIAIYDRLFVPVARALTRKPSGISMLQRIGTGMFLSAVSIAFAALVEMKRLEIAQESGLVNEPNVTVPMSVWCRCRI; this is encoded by the exons ATGTCCATTTCTAACCTCTCCAGTTCAGAGACACAAGAGGTCCGAACTCCACTCCTAAACGACACTGTTGATGACTGCGTTGATTATAAGGGCAACCCAGTTTGTAGATACAACTCTGGTGGATGGAGGTCTGCAGCTTTCATTATAG GTGTGGAAGTTGCAGAGAGGTTTGCTTATTATGGGATCTCTTCCAACTTAATAACGTATTTAACTGGGCCGTTGGGTCAATCAACCGTTACTGCGGCTAAGAATGTGAACGTATGGTCAGGCACAGCGTCGTTGCTGCCCTTGTTCGGTGCATTTGTTGCTGATTCTTTTCTTGGAAGATGCAGGACTATTATTATTGCCTCACTTATCTACATCTTG GGACTTGGCTTGTTGACTCTATCAGCTATGCTTCCTACATCTGACTGTCAAAGTGACAGTATGTCCTGTTCTTCTAATACACTGcaagtgattttattatttattgctCTCTATCTAGTAGCACTTGGCCAAGGTGGGCACAAGCCTTGTGTCCAGGCTTTTGGAGCGGATCAATTTGATAGACAAGACACCAAAGAGTACAAATCCAAAAGCTCATTCTTCAATTGgtggtatttttttatgagttcaGGCATCTTAGTATCACTACTGGTTTTAACATACATTCAAGACAATCTTAGTTGGAGTCTTGGATTTGGAATCCCATGCATTATGATGATCTGTGCACTGATCATCTTCTTACTGGGATCAAAGAAATATCGGTACAGTGTTAAAAGGGAAGGGAACAACGCACTTTTGAGAATTACTCGGGTCTTTGTGGCAGCTTTCAGGAATTGGCGATTTACTCCTTCCTCAATAGCTTCTGAGGAAGAAGGTCGTGGAACTGTACCTCACCAAAGTTATGAGCAGTTCAA GTTCCTAAACAATGCGCTGCTTACAACAGATGGCTCAAAAGAAGATCAGAAGGTTTGTACCTTTCGTGATGTTGAAGAAGCCAAGGCAGTACTCAGGCTTATTCCAATATGGACTACATGCTTGGGATATGCAATTGTGTTTCCACAGTCCTCAACTTTCTTTGTCAAGCAAGCAGCAACCATGGATAGATCAATTTCACCAGGTTTCGAGATACCAGCAGCTTCACTTGAAAGCTTTAGCAGCATTTCCATGATCCTCTGTATTGCTATCTATGACCGTCTCTTTGTTCCTGTTGCAAGAGCTTTAACAAGGAAACCATCTGGCATTTCAATGCTTCAGAGAATTGGAACTGGGATGTTTTTATCTGCTGTTTCGATAGCATTTGCTGCTCTAGTTGAGATGAAAAGGCTCGAAATCGCTCAAGAATCTGGTCTAGTCAATGAACCAAATGTGACTGTTCCAATGAGTGTTTGGTG CAGGTGTCGGATTTGA
- the LOC7494433 gene encoding protein NRT1/ PTR FAMILY 5.10 isoform X4 yields the protein MSISNLSSSETQEVRTPLLNDTVDDCVDYKGNPVCRYNSGGWRSAAFIIGVEVAERFAYYGISSNLITYLTGPLGQSTVTAAKNVNVWSGTASLLPLFGAFVADSFLGRCRTIIIASLIYILGLGLLTLSAMLPTSDCQSDSMSCSSNTLQVILLFIALYLVALGQGGHKPCVQAFGADQFDRQDTKEYKSKSSFFNWWYFFMSSGILVSLLVLTYIQDNLSWSLGFGIPCIMMICALIIFLLGSKKYRYSVKREGNNALLRITRVFVAAFRNWRFTPSSIASEEEGRGTVPHQSYEQFKFLNNALLTTDGSKEDQKVCTFRDVEEAKAVLRLIPIWTTCLGYAIVFPQSSTFFVKQAATMDRSISPGFEIPAASLESFSSISMILCIAIYDRLFVPVARALTRKPSGISMLQRIGTGMFLSAVSIAFAALVEMKRLEIAQESGLVNEPNVTVPMSVWWLVPSYVLFGVADVFTMQVSDLSSTGYAALSNVNKLHYVCQENVLRDAKPGKMMSDLEDRMCCICFGSCWNTQKDGRGESC from the exons ATGTCCATTTCTAACCTCTCCAGTTCAGAGACACAAGAGGTCCGAACTCCACTCCTAAACGACACTGTTGATGACTGCGTTGATTATAAGGGCAACCCAGTTTGTAGATACAACTCTGGTGGATGGAGGTCTGCAGCTTTCATTATAG GTGTGGAAGTTGCAGAGAGGTTTGCTTATTATGGGATCTCTTCCAACTTAATAACGTATTTAACTGGGCCGTTGGGTCAATCAACCGTTACTGCGGCTAAGAATGTGAACGTATGGTCAGGCACAGCGTCGTTGCTGCCCTTGTTCGGTGCATTTGTTGCTGATTCTTTTCTTGGAAGATGCAGGACTATTATTATTGCCTCACTTATCTACATCTTG GGACTTGGCTTGTTGACTCTATCAGCTATGCTTCCTACATCTGACTGTCAAAGTGACAGTATGTCCTGTTCTTCTAATACACTGcaagtgattttattatttattgctCTCTATCTAGTAGCACTTGGCCAAGGTGGGCACAAGCCTTGTGTCCAGGCTTTTGGAGCGGATCAATTTGATAGACAAGACACCAAAGAGTACAAATCCAAAAGCTCATTCTTCAATTGgtggtatttttttatgagttcaGGCATCTTAGTATCACTACTGGTTTTAACATACATTCAAGACAATCTTAGTTGGAGTCTTGGATTTGGAATCCCATGCATTATGATGATCTGTGCACTGATCATCTTCTTACTGGGATCAAAGAAATATCGGTACAGTGTTAAAAGGGAAGGGAACAACGCACTTTTGAGAATTACTCGGGTCTTTGTGGCAGCTTTCAGGAATTGGCGATTTACTCCTTCCTCAATAGCTTCTGAGGAAGAAGGTCGTGGAACTGTACCTCACCAAAGTTATGAGCAGTTCAA GTTCCTAAACAATGCGCTGCTTACAACAGATGGCTCAAAAGAAGATCAGAAGGTTTGTACCTTTCGTGATGTTGAAGAAGCCAAGGCAGTACTCAGGCTTATTCCAATATGGACTACATGCTTGGGATATGCAATTGTGTTTCCACAGTCCTCAACTTTCTTTGTCAAGCAAGCAGCAACCATGGATAGATCAATTTCACCAGGTTTCGAGATACCAGCAGCTTCACTTGAAAGCTTTAGCAGCATTTCCATGATCCTCTGTATTGCTATCTATGACCGTCTCTTTGTTCCTGTTGCAAGAGCTTTAACAAGGAAACCATCTGGCATTTCAATGCTTCAGAGAATTGGAACTGGGATGTTTTTATCTGCTGTTTCGATAGCATTTGCTGCTCTAGTTGAGATGAAAAGGCTCGAAATCGCTCAAGAATCTGGTCTAGTCAATGAACCAAATGTGACTGTTCCAATGAGTGTTTGGTGGTTAGTTCCTTCATATGTCTTGTTCGGAGTTGCTGATGTCTTCACCATG CAGGTGTCGGATTTGAGCTCAACCGGTTATGCAGCCTTGTCCAATGTTAATAAGTTGCATTATGTGTGTCAAGAAAATGTGCTGCGTGATGCGAAGCCGGGGAAGATGATGTCCGATCTTGAAGACAGAATGTGCTGCATTTGCTTTGGATCCTGCTGGAATACACAGAAAGATGGAAGAGGTGAATCTTGTTAG
- the LOC7494433 gene encoding protein NRT1/ PTR FAMILY 5.10 isoform X7: MSISNLSSSETQEVRTPLLNDTVDDCVDYKGNPVCRYNSGGWRSAAFIIGVEVAERFAYYGISSNLITYLTGPLGQSTVTAAKNVNVWSGTASLLPLFGAFVADSFLGRCRTIIIASLIYILGLGLLTLSAMLPTSDCQSDSMSCSSNTLQVILLFIALYLVALGQGGHKPCVQAFGADQFDRQDTKEYKSKSSFFNWWYFFMSSGILVSLLVLTYIQDNLSWSLGFGIPCIMMICALIIFLLGSKKYRYSVKREGNNALLRITRVFVAAFRNWRFTPSSIASEEEGRGTVPHQSYEQFKFLNNALLTTDGSKEDQKVCTFRDVEEAKAVLRLIPIWTTCLGYAIVFPQSSTFFVKQAATMDRSISPGFEIPAASLESFSSISMILCIAIYDRLFVPVARALTRKPSGISMLQRIGTGMFLSAVSIAFAALVEMKRLEIAQESGLVNEPNVTVPMSVWCRCRI; encoded by the exons ATGTCCATTTCTAACCTCTCCAGTTCAGAGACACAAGAGGTCCGAACTCCACTCCTAAACGACACTGTTGATGACTGCGTTGATTATAAGGGCAACCCAGTTTGTAGATACAACTCTGGTGGATGGAGGTCTGCAGCTTTCATTATAG GTGTGGAAGTTGCAGAGAGGTTTGCTTATTATGGGATCTCTTCCAACTTAATAACGTATTTAACTGGGCCGTTGGGTCAATCAACCGTTACTGCGGCTAAGAATGTGAACGTATGGTCAGGCACAGCGTCGTTGCTGCCCTTGTTCGGTGCATTTGTTGCTGATTCTTTTCTTGGAAGATGCAGGACTATTATTATTGCCTCACTTATCTACATCTTG GGACTTGGCTTGTTGACTCTATCAGCTATGCTTCCTACATCTGACTGTCAAAGTGACAGTATGTCCTGTTCTTCTAATACACTGcaagtgattttattatttattgctCTCTATCTAGTAGCACTTGGCCAAGGTGGGCACAAGCCTTGTGTCCAGGCTTTTGGAGCGGATCAATTTGATAGACAAGACACCAAAGAGTACAAATCCAAAAGCTCATTCTTCAATTGgtggtatttttttatgagttcaGGCATCTTAGTATCACTACTGGTTTTAACATACATTCAAGACAATCTTAGTTGGAGTCTTGGATTTGGAATCCCATGCATTATGATGATCTGTGCACTGATCATCTTCTTACTGGGATCAAAGAAATATCGGTACAGTGTTAAAAGGGAAGGGAACAACGCACTTTTGAGAATTACTCGGGTCTTTGTGGCAGCTTTCAGGAATTGGCGATTTACTCCTTCCTCAATAGCTTCTGAGGAAGAAGGTCGTGGAACTGTACCTCACCAAAGTTATGAGCAGTTCAA GTTCCTAAACAATGCGCTGCTTACAACAGATGGCTCAAAAGAAGATCAGAAGGTTTGTACCTTTCGTGATGTTGAAGAAGCCAAGGCAGTACTCAGGCTTATTCCAATATGGACTACATGCTTGGGATATGCAATTGTGTTTCCACAGTCCTCAACTTTCTTTGTCAAGCAAGCAGCAACCATGGATAGATCAATTTCACCAGGTTTCGAGATACCAGCAGCTTCACTTGAAAGCTTTAGCAGCATTTCCATGATCCTCTGTATTGCTATCTATGACCGTCTCTTTGTTCCTGTTGCAAGAGCTTTAACAAGGAAACCATCTGGCATTTCAATGCTTCAGAGAATTGGAACTGGGATGTTTTTATCTGCTGTTTCGATAGCATTTGCTGCTCTAGTTGAGATGAAAAGGCTCGAAATCGCTCAAGAATCTGGTCTAGTCAATGAACCAAATGTGACTGTTCCAATGAGTGTTTGGTG